A single Venturia canescens isolate UGA chromosome 1, ASM1945775v1, whole genome shotgun sequence DNA region contains:
- the Pfdn5 gene encoding prefoldin subunit 5 — translation MSTISATEAPHLQQIDLKTFNLQQLGQLKQQIDQELTVFQDSLQTLKVAQNKYQESSVCLEKVTPTSKGREILVPLTDSMYVPGKLAGTGTVLVDIGTGYYVEKDIEDAKDYFKRRVIYVTEQMEKIQMVCMEKNKIKDTTMRIIKMKLSALPQAEGVEKA, via the exons ATGTCGACGATATCAGCGACTGAGGCCCCGCACCTTCAACAAATTGACTTGAAAACATTCAACCTCCAACAGCTCGGACAACTTAAGCAACAAATTGATCAAGAACTCACGGTTTTCCAAGATTCTCTTCAAACCCTTAAAGTAGCTCAAAATAAATACCAAGAGTCTAGTGTGTGTCTCGAAAAAGTAACACCGACGTCCAAGG GAAGAGAAATTCTAGTGCCGTTGACGGATTCAATGTACGTACCAGGAAAGTTGGCAGGCACAGGGACTGTTCTCGTTGATATCGGTACTGGATACTATGTTGAGAAAGATATTGAAGACGCCAAGGATTATTTCAAAAGAAGAGTCATTTATGTGACAgagcaaatggaaaaaattcaaatggtcTGCATGGAGaagaacaaaataaaagaCACAACTATGCGcattataaaaatgaagctcAGTGCTTTACCTCAAGCAGAAGGTGTTGAAAAAGCATAA